In a single window of the Renibacterium salmoninarum ATCC 33209 genome:
- a CDS encoding 8-oxo-dGTP diphosphatase — MTPAPVTLLFLLRTQESGAQEVLLGLKKTGFGTGKIVGIGGHVEPGESAIEAAVREIAEETSIDVLPADLAYRGSVAFRFPAHADWDMDAEVFIALDWTGEARESEEIAPQWYAVDALPAAQMWEDAGHWLPGLLSGPVQHFAVQLAADNQAVERVTSTPG; from the coding sequence ATGACGCCTGCTCCGGTGACGCTGCTTTTCTTGCTCCGAACACAAGAATCTGGTGCCCAAGAAGTTTTGCTTGGTCTCAAAAAGACCGGTTTTGGCACCGGAAAAATCGTGGGCATTGGCGGCCATGTTGAGCCGGGGGAGAGCGCCATTGAAGCGGCTGTTCGCGAAATCGCGGAAGAGACCTCAATTGATGTTTTACCGGCGGACCTAGCGTATCGAGGCTCAGTTGCTTTCCGATTTCCGGCGCATGCTGACTGGGATATGGACGCGGAGGTTTTTATCGCGCTTGACTGGACCGGTGAGGCGAGGGAGTCTGAGGAAATTGCTCCGCAGTGGTACGCCGTCGACGCTTTACCAGCGGCGCAAATGTGGGAAGACGCAGGGCATTGGCTACCAGGCCTACTGAGCGGACCTGTGCAACACTTCGCGGTTCAGCTGGCCGCAGACAATCAAGCTGTTGAACGAGTCACCTCGACTCCGGGCTAG
- the prpB gene encoding methylisocitrate lyase, with amino-acid sequence MLYAKTTAAQKRIDLRNKLNSGKLQQFPGAFNPLSAKLIQDKDFDGVYISGAVLSADLGLPDIGLTTLTEVATRARQIARMTDLPAIIDADTGFGEPMNVARSVQEFEDAGLAGLHIEDQINPKRCGHLDGKAVVDLETALKRIRAAADARRDDNFLIMARTDVAAVEGTPAAVNRAKALVDAGADAIFPEAMHTLADFEAIRKAVDVPILANMTEFGKSELFTAEQLASVGINMVIYPVTLLRSAMGEAERTLDAIRADGTQQAAVERIQTRARLYELVDYEGYNHFDSAVFNFSVPQQFSSQAESTSKESDSNG; translated from the coding sequence ATGCTGTACGCCAAGACCACTGCCGCGCAGAAGCGGATTGACCTGCGCAACAAACTAAATTCCGGGAAATTGCAACAGTTTCCTGGTGCGTTCAACCCGCTCTCGGCCAAGCTCATCCAAGACAAAGATTTCGACGGCGTCTACATCTCTGGTGCGGTACTCTCGGCAGATTTGGGTTTACCAGACATCGGGCTGACCACGCTAACCGAAGTGGCTACCCGAGCCCGGCAAATCGCTCGAATGACTGATCTTCCGGCGATTATCGACGCAGATACCGGTTTCGGAGAGCCGATGAACGTTGCCCGCAGCGTCCAAGAGTTTGAAGATGCTGGGCTAGCCGGATTACACATTGAGGACCAGATCAATCCGAAGCGATGTGGCCACCTCGACGGCAAGGCGGTTGTCGATCTGGAAACCGCGCTCAAACGCATTCGGGCTGCCGCAGACGCACGACGCGACGACAATTTCCTCATCATGGCCCGCACTGATGTAGCGGCAGTGGAAGGAACCCCGGCTGCGGTAAACCGGGCCAAGGCACTGGTCGACGCCGGTGCGGACGCCATTTTCCCGGAAGCAATGCACACGCTGGCGGATTTCGAAGCGATCCGCAAAGCGGTGGACGTGCCGATTCTGGCGAATATGACCGAGTTTGGTAAGAGCGAACTTTTCACCGCAGAACAGCTTGCCAGCGTGGGCATCAATATGGTGATTTACCCGGTCACCTTATTGCGCAGCGCAATGGGTGAGGCCGAGCGTACGCTTGACGCGATTCGTGCGGACGGCACTCAACAGGCCGCGGTGGAACGGATACAGACCCGCGCACGCTTATACGAACTCGTAGACTACGAGGGATACAACCATTTCGATTCTGCGGTATTCAATTTCTCAGTGCCGCAGCAATTCAGCTCGCAAGCTGAATCAACCTCAAAGGAGAGCGACAGCAATGGCTGA
- a CDS encoding GntR family transcriptional regulator codes for MRASEKAYQTLHSDIVQWRLTPGTVLAEVELSERLGVSRTPIREALSRLTAEGLTTAKGGRGVVVTDVSLATVRELYELRETLETKAASLAAERTDDDSFKVLRQRFDAARSGLAQSGFTDDYYQLSADLDTALDTHCGNPFLVNALKNLRPLLARARRMAQEHPERLQATAAEHAAICAAISLRNPGLAAAATTVHLNNSLQHILQSKPNNSRGTSQ; via the coding sequence ATGCGCGCCAGCGAGAAAGCTTACCAGACGTTGCACAGCGACATTGTGCAATGGCGACTCACACCGGGCACAGTTCTGGCCGAAGTCGAGCTTTCCGAGCGCCTTGGCGTCAGCCGGACCCCGATCCGCGAAGCATTGTCCCGCCTCACCGCAGAAGGATTGACGACGGCGAAAGGCGGCCGCGGCGTCGTCGTCACCGACGTCTCACTGGCAACGGTTCGTGAGCTATATGAACTCCGTGAAACATTGGAAACTAAAGCGGCAAGTCTGGCCGCCGAACGTACCGACGATGATTCCTTCAAGGTGCTACGCCAACGTTTCGATGCAGCGAGAAGCGGCCTAGCTCAGAGCGGCTTCACCGACGACTATTATCAACTTTCCGCCGATTTGGACACCGCTCTCGACACACACTGCGGTAATCCATTTCTGGTCAACGCCTTGAAAAACCTACGCCCACTCTTAGCTCGGGCGCGGCGAATGGCACAAGAACACCCGGAGCGGTTACAAGCCACCGCGGCCGAGCACGCGGCAATTTGTGCCGCCATTTCGCTACGGAATCCTGGTTTAGCCGCAGCCGCAACCACCGTCCATCTGAACAATTCCCTTCAACATATTCTCCAGAGCAAGCCGAACAATTCGAGAGGCACATCCCAGTGA
- a CDS encoding DUF5129 domain-containing protein — protein MRMMKRMAVVLGLVFAFAMMAAPGALAVPNSSVVVEDTAGVLNRAQLDHGLSSIGFYTSAKVAIYTRQGAAADDLTEETLSFARQKHPEWLSADGQKWASGLFIFTLDPGGRQVGTFFGDDVKISADQQKHIQASTKKLLRDAQWTDGTIQGVKSAASFIARPWYRAPRLYWGAGIVVVLAAVGLGVAAGVRNRNRRNFAFAMANGDKSYTSVSLDVAATELNASAIPEASSYGLKILAQWRSFKSQFRNATESKSRLELLTAKQRSKAVNVRMAREYERAIFELDGLDAAIADANALLNLSANWRQAWQQQSEMLGRELDGVSKMLAESRTAGSSATAVALSTQASEFRLKLVQWGDGLADLSLSPDQALDRLKLGRETMAALLDNHVEAVVRLNTKSLKDAELMRGKIEVSRRNAAVARRRSGSIIDVSYPNLPYFSILAL, from the coding sequence ATGCGAATGATGAAGCGGATGGCCGTGGTCCTTGGACTGGTTTTTGCTTTCGCAATGATGGCGGCTCCAGGGGCTTTGGCTGTTCCGAATTCCTCGGTTGTCGTGGAAGATACCGCCGGTGTGCTTAACCGTGCGCAATTAGACCACGGTCTTTCTTCGATCGGCTTTTATACGTCCGCTAAAGTGGCGATTTACACTCGGCAAGGTGCTGCCGCGGATGACTTGACCGAGGAAACACTGAGTTTCGCGCGCCAAAAACATCCAGAATGGTTGAGCGCAGACGGTCAAAAATGGGCAAGCGGGCTGTTTATTTTCACTTTGGATCCGGGCGGTCGCCAGGTGGGCACCTTTTTTGGCGACGATGTGAAGATTTCCGCTGATCAGCAAAAACATATTCAAGCTTCGACTAAAAAACTGCTACGAGACGCCCAATGGACCGACGGCACAATTCAAGGTGTTAAGTCTGCTGCTTCCTTTATCGCGAGGCCCTGGTATCGGGCGCCGCGTCTGTATTGGGGAGCAGGGATTGTGGTAGTGCTGGCCGCTGTTGGCTTGGGCGTAGCTGCCGGCGTGCGGAATCGGAATCGCCGCAACTTTGCCTTTGCGATGGCCAACGGCGATAAGTCCTATACCTCGGTCAGCCTGGACGTAGCGGCAACTGAACTCAATGCGAGCGCTATTCCGGAAGCTTCTAGTTACGGGCTGAAGATCCTGGCGCAATGGCGCTCCTTCAAGAGTCAGTTTCGTAATGCTACTGAGTCGAAAAGCCGTCTTGAACTGCTCACCGCGAAGCAGCGATCCAAAGCGGTCAATGTGCGAATGGCCCGGGAGTATGAGCGAGCGATTTTTGAGCTAGATGGTTTGGACGCCGCTATTGCTGATGCAAATGCTCTGCTCAATCTTTCAGCTAACTGGCGGCAAGCTTGGCAGCAGCAATCAGAAATGTTGGGCCGTGAACTAGACGGTGTTTCCAAAATGCTGGCGGAAAGCAGGACAGCCGGTAGTTCCGCGACTGCGGTGGCTCTGAGTACGCAGGCTTCAGAGTTTCGGTTGAAACTGGTTCAGTGGGGCGACGGTTTGGCGGATCTATCGTTGAGTCCAGATCAAGCATTAGATCGGCTCAAACTGGGACGTGAGACCATGGCGGCACTGTTAGACAATCATGTCGAGGCTGTGGTGCGGCTAAACACTAAATCGCTCAAGGACGCTGAGCTCATGCGCGGGAAGATTGAAGTTAGCCGGCGAAATGCTGCGGTGGCTCGCCGTCGTTCGGGGAGCATCATTGATGTGAGCTACCCAAATCTGCCGTACTTTTCAATCCTGGCCTTATAG
- a CDS encoding RidA family protein: MSTKTVVRTDNAPAPAHVFSQGLIKGGMFQVSGQGPMDPVTNQYIGAGDVRTQTRRTLENVKAILEAGGASVEDVLMFRVYLTTRDDFAAMNEVYGEFISENVPSGALPSRTTVFVELPHEVMLVEIDALAVLA; this comes from the coding sequence ATGAGCACCAAGACCGTAGTCCGAACAGACAACGCACCCGCGCCAGCGCATGTTTTTTCACAAGGGCTAATAAAAGGCGGCATGTTTCAGGTCTCCGGCCAGGGACCCATGGATCCAGTCACCAATCAGTACATTGGCGCTGGCGACGTCCGAACTCAAACCCGCCGGACGCTCGAGAACGTCAAAGCGATCCTCGAAGCCGGCGGCGCATCTGTTGAGGACGTGTTAATGTTCCGGGTTTATCTGACCACTCGAGATGATTTTGCCGCGATGAACGAGGTTTACGGCGAATTCATCAGCGAAAACGTCCCCTCTGGAGCACTACCCAGCCGAACCACGGTGTTCGTGGAATTGCCGCACGAGGTCATGTTGGTTGAAATTGACGCGCTAGCAGTCCTGGCATAG
- a CDS encoding MmgE/PrpD family protein codes for MKNQHVRVYKSEENLSREDQLAHKIAQVAVDPVEVNAEVTEMIINRIIDNASVAIASLNRAPIVAARDQALSHEPSKNGNGAGLFGIAAKSSPEWATFANGVAVRELDYHDTFLAAEYSHPGDNIPPILAVAQHTGKSGKDLIRGIATGYEIQVDLVKAISLHKHKIDHVAHLGPSAVAGIGALLGLDAETIFQAVGQALHTTTATRQSRKGQISTWKAYAPAFAGKMAIEAVDRTLRGQTSPEPIYEGEDGVIAWLLDGPDASYEVPLPEAGEAKRAILDTYTKEHSAEYQAQAWIDLARKLHNEHPELIDPANVKSTVLHTSHHTHYVIGSGANDPQKYDPTASRETLDHSIPYIFAVALQDGSWHHVDSYTPERAQRADTVELWNKITTAEDAEWTRRYHSLDPAEKAFGGRVEIELTDGSKIIDEIAVADAHPLGARPFARENYINKLRTLAAQAIEPAELDRFLAAVERLPELQEGELDQLTIQAKDGFVSIYATKGLF; via the coding sequence GTGAAAAATCAGCACGTCCGCGTTTATAAGAGTGAAGAAAACCTTTCCCGCGAAGATCAACTCGCGCACAAAATCGCCCAGGTTGCCGTGGACCCGGTTGAGGTGAATGCCGAAGTAACCGAGATGATCATCAACCGGATTATCGACAATGCTTCGGTAGCCATCGCCTCGCTCAATCGCGCACCCATCGTGGCAGCCCGCGACCAAGCGCTCAGCCATGAACCATCCAAGAACGGTAATGGCGCTGGCCTCTTCGGCATCGCGGCGAAGTCGAGCCCTGAATGGGCTACCTTCGCCAATGGTGTGGCCGTGCGCGAACTCGATTACCACGACACTTTTCTGGCTGCGGAGTACTCGCACCCTGGCGATAACATTCCGCCGATCTTGGCCGTGGCCCAGCACACTGGCAAGAGCGGCAAAGACCTGATTCGCGGCATAGCCACCGGTTACGAAATCCAGGTAGACCTAGTCAAAGCGATCAGCTTGCACAAGCACAAAATCGATCACGTAGCGCACCTCGGCCCCTCGGCAGTTGCCGGCATTGGCGCTTTGCTCGGTCTCGACGCAGAAACAATTTTCCAAGCGGTCGGCCAGGCGCTGCATACCACCACGGCTACCCGGCAGTCCCGCAAAGGCCAGATCTCCACCTGGAAAGCCTACGCACCAGCATTCGCTGGCAAGATGGCGATCGAAGCTGTTGACCGCACGCTGCGCGGCCAAACTTCCCCAGAGCCAATTTACGAAGGTGAAGACGGCGTTATCGCCTGGCTACTCGATGGACCGGATGCTTCCTACGAAGTGCCGTTGCCTGAAGCTGGTGAGGCCAAGCGCGCCATTTTGGACACTTACACCAAGGAACACTCCGCCGAATACCAAGCCCAAGCTTGGATCGACCTGGCGCGCAAACTCCACAACGAGCACCCCGAGTTAATCGACCCGGCAAACGTCAAATCTACGGTACTGCACACGAGCCATCACACGCACTACGTCATTGGCTCTGGCGCCAACGATCCGCAAAAGTACGATCCCACGGCCTCCCGCGAGACCTTGGATCACTCGATTCCCTACATCTTCGCGGTTGCCTTGCAGGACGGCTCCTGGCACCACGTCGATTCCTACACGCCAGAACGCGCTCAGCGTGCCGATACCGTTGAGTTGTGGAACAAGATCACCACGGCAGAAGACGCCGAGTGGACACGCCGCTACCACTCCTTGGACCCAGCAGAAAAGGCCTTCGGCGGTCGCGTTGAGATCGAGCTGACAGACGGCAGCAAGATTATCGACGAAATCGCCGTCGCCGATGCGCACCCGCTCGGAGCCCGGCCGTTTGCTCGGGAAAACTACATCAATAAATTGCGCACGCTGGCTGCCCAAGCCATCGAGCCGGCCGAGCTGGACCGGTTCTTGGCCGCCGTCGAGCGTTTGCCTGAACTTCAGGAAGGCGAACTGGATCAGCTCACCATCCAGGCCAAAGACGGCTTCGTGAGCATCTACGCAACGAAGGGACTGTTCTAA
- a CDS encoding zinc-binding dehydrogenase produces the protein MENLAQVALWLGAGKGFELRKIPFPDLMPGQVLIAIEAACICGSDLHTVNGHRSAPAPSVLGHEYCGRVQALGPGQPPRTTSGEKLRLGDRVTWSVTDSCGQCLRCLRSLPQKYLNLAKYGHADWCDWPLSGGFASHIQLRSGTAIVLVPDEVSATVAATASCAGGTVMAEIDGAMPDDPGSSAALVIGAGMLGLYATAVLASRGFNVTVWEPRAQRRQQALRFGAQQALAGSTGSTGSTQFDLALELSGYRSTIPAAIAALEVGGTLVLVGTVAPGAEIALDPEFMVRNLLTIRSVHHYRPQHLQEAVEFLSTTDKPFAELISAPWPLAEIAAAFESAERGDLPRVAVTSRNSTLPSPESR, from the coding sequence ATGGAAAATCTGGCGCAGGTAGCGCTCTGGCTCGGAGCGGGAAAAGGCTTTGAGCTCCGCAAAATTCCGTTCCCAGACCTCATGCCGGGCCAGGTTCTCATCGCCATCGAGGCGGCATGTATTTGCGGTTCCGATTTACACACTGTGAACGGTCACCGAAGCGCGCCAGCACCGAGTGTCCTCGGCCACGAATACTGCGGCCGCGTTCAAGCTCTAGGGCCAGGACAGCCGCCGCGAACGACGTCGGGCGAAAAGTTGCGTTTGGGCGACCGCGTGACCTGGTCGGTCACCGACTCCTGCGGCCAATGCCTGCGCTGCCTCCGGAGCTTGCCACAAAAGTACCTGAATCTAGCCAAGTATGGTCATGCCGATTGGTGCGATTGGCCTTTATCCGGCGGGTTTGCCAGCCATATTCAGTTGCGTTCGGGCACAGCGATCGTGTTGGTTCCTGATGAGGTTTCCGCAACAGTCGCCGCGACTGCCAGTTGCGCGGGTGGCACCGTGATGGCGGAAATTGACGGCGCAATGCCAGATGACCCGGGCAGCAGCGCTGCGCTTGTTATTGGTGCCGGAATGCTTGGGCTTTACGCCACGGCAGTGCTGGCTTCCAGAGGTTTCAACGTGACGGTCTGGGAGCCGCGAGCGCAACGCCGTCAGCAAGCGCTACGTTTCGGCGCCCAGCAGGCCTTAGCGGGCAGCACAGGCAGCACAGGCAGCACCCAATTCGACCTGGCCCTAGAACTGTCTGGATATCGGTCAACCATTCCGGCGGCCATTGCGGCGCTCGAGGTTGGCGGTACTTTGGTCTTGGTTGGCACGGTAGCCCCCGGGGCAGAGATTGCACTGGACCCCGAGTTCATGGTTCGAAACTTGCTAACCATCCGCAGCGTACATCATTATCGCCCGCAGCACCTGCAGGAAGCTGTTGAGTTCCTCAGCACTACCGATAAGCCCTTTGCTGAGTTGATCTCAGCCCCGTGGCCACTTGCCGAAATCGCGGCAGCTTTTGAATCGGCCGAACGTGGTGATTTGCCCAGAGTTGCTGTAACCAGCAGAAATTCGACGTTGCCTAGCCCGGAGTCGAGGTGA
- a CDS encoding amino acid deaminase, which produces MNFPANDAIERLSERVLEWRFKASPVAAEGQQIRQFLARSPRLAEFSTPLLTLDGAALDANLERMAQWCQEHSVALAPHGKTTMAPQLWKRQLDRGAWGMSLANLAQLRVAKEFGFRQLMLANVLADPEAIRWVANEVSDGTRILSWVDSIQTVRRIDSVLSGTETLLEVLVELGAPGGRTGARGIESTFEMAQAVQNSRHLRLVGVAGYEGSLAHDASASGLRVVRAYLADLKILHERLLAAKLYAPDTRVILSAGGSAYFDLVVEVLGNKQLAEVELILRSGAYLVHDDGFYRAISPFSRAADGQALLAGMHGWARVASQPEPRLAILDAGKRDLPFDEGLPQPLGIAEELGQEVRPLVAASISAVNDQHSYLRYNPELAEIRIGQVIKLGLSHPCTAFDKWTLIPVLDEGIVVDLVHTFF; this is translated from the coding sequence ATGAATTTTCCAGCCAATGATGCCATTGAGCGTCTGAGCGAACGGGTTCTGGAATGGCGTTTTAAGGCCAGCCCAGTAGCTGCCGAGGGCCAGCAGATTCGGCAGTTTCTCGCGCGCAGTCCCAGGTTGGCTGAATTTTCCACGCCGTTGCTGACCCTGGACGGAGCTGCGTTGGACGCCAATTTAGAACGGATGGCGCAATGGTGCCAAGAGCACAGCGTTGCATTGGCTCCGCATGGAAAAACCACGATGGCACCACAATTGTGGAAGCGACAGCTTGACCGCGGCGCTTGGGGAATGTCGTTAGCCAACCTTGCTCAGCTGCGCGTAGCGAAAGAATTCGGCTTCCGTCAGCTGATGTTGGCTAACGTGCTCGCCGATCCGGAAGCGATTCGCTGGGTTGCCAACGAGGTGTCCGACGGCACTCGAATTCTCTCGTGGGTTGACAGTATTCAGACCGTGCGTCGAATTGACTCGGTACTTTCTGGGACTGAGACCCTCCTTGAGGTTTTGGTAGAACTGGGTGCGCCCGGTGGCCGGACAGGTGCGCGCGGAATCGAATCAACATTCGAGATGGCGCAAGCCGTGCAGAATTCGCGCCATCTCAGGCTTGTTGGTGTGGCCGGATATGAAGGCTCACTTGCGCATGATGCCTCTGCGTCAGGGCTTAGGGTAGTCCGCGCGTATCTAGCGGATCTGAAAATTTTGCACGAGCGTCTGCTCGCAGCGAAGCTTTACGCGCCGGATACCCGAGTGATCCTCAGCGCTGGCGGTAGCGCCTATTTTGATTTGGTAGTCGAGGTTTTAGGCAACAAGCAGCTTGCCGAAGTCGAGCTGATTTTGCGCAGTGGCGCCTACTTAGTGCACGACGACGGCTTTTATCGTGCGATTTCACCGTTCTCGCGTGCCGCCGATGGTCAGGCGTTGCTTGCCGGCATGCACGGCTGGGCGCGGGTAGCTTCACAACCCGAGCCGAGGCTGGCGATTCTTGACGCCGGAAAACGCGACTTACCGTTTGACGAAGGACTTCCGCAACCGCTGGGTATTGCGGAGGAGCTAGGCCAGGAGGTTCGCCCACTTGTGGCCGCTTCGATCAGTGCGGTGAACGATCAACACAGTTATTTGCGCTACAACCCGGAACTTGCCGAGATTCGTATTGGTCAAGTGATCAAACTTGGCCTCTCGCACCCCTGCACAGCCTTTGATAAATGGACGCTTATCCCGGTACTTGACGAAGGCATTGTCGTTGACCTTGTGCACACCTTTTTCTAG
- a CDS encoding sugar kinase: protein MRAAVCLGETMAVLSPDPAIPVKTANNFRCGVGGAESNVAMGLAALGMETAWVSRVGDDGFGHKILDTLADHQVNIASVQIDPHRPTGLYFKGEAAGPHATPVLYHRRGSAAAAMSAELLAEPAVAELLAGADLIHLSGITPALSSSCRELCASLLSAPRNGRIVSFDLNWHAQLWRDQDPSVLRDLANLADVVLLGEDEAQLAFGTGLESELRQLLPKPRTLVIKKGAESAVSLHRTADGSTRYEVSALRVELLELVGAGDSSAAGYLSGLMNGLDERSRLRRGHLAAACTLTVPGDRGPLPSEPLLSALLACSESEEDWTATLVHPDGITSPVAERLVKSGQQ from the coding sequence ATGCGAGCAGCCGTTTGCCTGGGCGAAACTATGGCAGTTCTGAGCCCGGATCCGGCCATTCCAGTGAAAACAGCCAACAATTTCCGTTGCGGCGTGGGCGGTGCCGAATCGAACGTTGCGATGGGACTGGCTGCGCTCGGCATGGAGACCGCCTGGGTCAGCCGAGTGGGCGACGACGGCTTTGGTCACAAAATCCTGGACACACTAGCCGACCATCAGGTCAATATTGCGTCCGTGCAGATTGATCCGCACCGCCCCACCGGCCTGTATTTCAAAGGCGAAGCTGCCGGGCCGCATGCCACACCAGTGCTTTATCACCGCCGCGGCTCAGCAGCAGCAGCGATGTCTGCTGAGCTACTAGCGGAACCTGCGGTTGCAGAACTGCTCGCAGGTGCAGACTTGATTCATCTCAGCGGCATTACGCCCGCTTTGTCGAGCAGTTGCCGCGAACTCTGTGCAAGCTTGCTCAGTGCGCCGCGCAACGGTCGAATCGTCAGTTTCGATCTGAATTGGCATGCGCAACTTTGGCGAGACCAGGACCCCAGTGTGCTGCGCGATCTCGCCAACCTGGCCGACGTCGTGCTGCTTGGCGAAGACGAAGCTCAGCTCGCCTTCGGCACGGGCCTCGAATCTGAACTTCGTCAGCTGCTACCAAAGCCCAGAACTTTAGTCATCAAAAAGGGTGCGGAATCCGCAGTTTCGCTACATCGAACCGCCGACGGCAGCACCCGATACGAAGTTTCCGCACTCAGAGTAGAGCTACTGGAACTGGTTGGAGCTGGCGATTCGTCTGCGGCCGGATATTTGAGCGGCCTGATGAACGGCCTTGACGAGCGCAGCCGACTACGCCGCGGGCACCTCGCGGCAGCCTGCACGCTCACCGTGCCAGGTGACCGCGGCCCGTTACCGAGCGAACCGCTACTATCTGCCTTACTTGCCTGCAGCGAAAGCGAAGAGGACTGGACCGCCACCTTGGTGCATCCAGACGGTATCACCTCCCCCGTGGCAGAGCGGCTAGTTAAGTCGGGGCAGCAATGA
- a CDS encoding IclR family transcriptional regulator domain-containing protein yields MHLAAFEGRDVVYIDKFESRHPVRMYSRIGLTASLHSAAVAKVLLADLPTERREAIATSIDYVKATENTIMSPRALLAELSTVRQQGWAQDNCEHEPLVHRIAVPIRDASGAVVAAASTSVPTMLLDAAGLLDLLPGLATTAEAISRELGYLPKGTAP; encoded by the coding sequence GTGCATTTGGCCGCGTTCGAAGGCCGAGACGTGGTCTACATTGACAAGTTTGAGTCGAGACACCCGGTTCGAATGTACTCACGAATCGGGCTTACCGCGTCCCTGCACTCGGCCGCCGTCGCCAAGGTATTACTGGCCGACCTGCCCACCGAGCGCCGCGAAGCGATTGCCACCAGCATCGACTATGTCAAAGCCACCGAGAACACGATCATGAGCCCACGGGCTCTGTTGGCCGAACTGAGCACCGTGCGGCAACAAGGTTGGGCCCAGGATAATTGCGAGCATGAACCGCTGGTGCACCGCATCGCGGTTCCAATTCGAGATGCGAGCGGCGCCGTCGTTGCTGCCGCTTCTACCTCGGTGCCAACAATGCTCCTCGACGCCGCCGGGTTACTTGACCTACTCCCGGGTTTGGCTACCACTGCCGAAGCGATTTCCCGCGAACTCGGCTACCTACCGAAAGGAACTGCTCCATGA
- a CDS encoding bifunctional 2-methylcitrate synthase/citrate synthase: MADETQDIQKGLAGVVVDYTAVSKVNPGSNSLLYRGYPVQELSAKKSFEEVALLLWNGELPSEAELTTFEALERANRALDGNVKAAIDLLPTSCHPMDVCRTATSVIGANHALAEDSSPEANLQKAKELFAAMPAVVAYDQRRRHGLDPVEPREDLGYSANFLWMTFGEETAPEVVEAFNVSMILYAEHSFNASTFTTRVITSTLADLHSAVTGAIGALKGPLHGGANEAVMHTFEEIQSTGVDAKTWLTDALAQKKKIMGFGHRVYKNGDSRVPTMKAALEKMSAHYQREDMLDLYSALESAMGEAKNIKPNLDYPAGPTYHLMGFDTPTFTPLFVASRITGWTAHIMEQAASNSLIRPLSAYNGVDERHL; encoded by the coding sequence ATGGCTGATGAAACTCAGGACATCCAGAAAGGTTTGGCCGGCGTCGTTGTCGATTACACGGCAGTCTCCAAGGTCAATCCGGGGAGCAATTCGCTGCTCTACCGCGGATACCCCGTGCAAGAACTCTCGGCAAAGAAGAGCTTCGAAGAGGTAGCTTTGCTGCTCTGGAATGGCGAGCTGCCCTCCGAAGCAGAGCTGACTACTTTCGAAGCTCTGGAACGAGCAAATCGTGCGCTCGACGGCAACGTCAAAGCCGCAATCGATTTGCTGCCAACCAGCTGCCATCCGATGGATGTTTGCCGAACGGCTACCTCCGTTATCGGCGCTAACCATGCGCTGGCAGAAGACTCCTCTCCCGAGGCGAATCTGCAAAAGGCCAAAGAATTGTTCGCGGCAATGCCCGCTGTAGTCGCTTACGACCAACGACGTCGGCACGGTTTGGACCCGGTCGAACCCCGGGAAGACTTGGGCTACTCGGCAAACTTTTTGTGGATGACTTTCGGTGAAGAAACTGCACCTGAAGTGGTTGAAGCGTTTAACGTTTCGATGATTCTGTACGCGGAGCACTCCTTCAACGCGTCAACCTTTACCACCCGCGTAATTACCTCGACGCTCGCTGACTTGCACTCCGCAGTGACCGGAGCGATCGGCGCGTTGAAAGGCCCGCTGCACGGCGGGGCCAATGAGGCTGTGATGCATACCTTCGAGGAGATTCAGTCCACCGGTGTGGATGCGAAGACTTGGTTGACTGATGCGTTGGCGCAAAAGAAAAAGATCATGGGCTTTGGCCACCGGGTTTACAAGAACGGTGATTCCAGGGTGCCCACCATGAAGGCTGCGCTCGAGAAGATGTCTGCGCACTATCAGCGTGAAGACATGCTGGATCTGTATTCTGCGTTGGAATCCGCCATGGGTGAGGCGAAGAACATCAAACCAAACCTGGATTATCCGGCCGGCCCGACGTATCACTTGATGGGCTTCGATACCCCGACCTTCACTCCGCTGTTTGTGGCAAGCCGAATCACCGGTTGGACCGCGCACATCATGGAGCAGGCGGCGTCGAACTCATTGATCCGCCCCTTGAGCGCATACAACGGCGTCGACGAACGTCACCTCTAA